TTAATGGCGTTCAGCAATTCCTGAATGTTCTCATAGCGGGCCAGGCCTTCCACCGATTTATCCGAGTACAGGTCATCTACCAGGCCTGAGTGCTTGGCAATATAGGTGGCGGCCTCAAAGGCGTCTTTCTGCTCGGCCATCACGGCAAAGCTTTTGATCTTGGTCGCGAAGTCCTGAATAGCTACGCTAGCCCGGCCGCCCACCAACTGGTTGGCGTTGCTTACCACCTCCCAGATGCTGTGGTTCATCTCATTGGCCGTGACTATCAGTTTCTCAATGGTGGTATCACCAATGCCGCGCTTGGGATAATTGATCACGCGGCGCAGGGCCTGCTCGTCATTGTGGTTGATGGCCAGGCGCAGGTAAGAGATCAGATCTTTGATTTCCTTGCGCTGGTAGAAGGACAGGCCACCCACAATGCGGTACTTGATGTTCATCTTGCGCAAGGCTTCTTCCATGGCCCTTGACTGGGCATTGGTACGGTACAGGATGGCGAAGTCCTCATAGGAGAGGTGGTGGTTCATCTTCTCCTCAAAGATGGCGTGCGCCACCAGCTTGCCTTCCTCGTTGTCTGAGCTGGCCTTGATCACGTCAATCAGCTGGCCTTCCTCATTCTCTGAGAACACGCTCTTGCGCAGTTGTGCCTTGTTGTTCTTGATGACACTGTTGGCCGCCTTTACAATGTGCTGGGTAGAGCGGTAGTTCTGCTCCAACTTGAAGACCTCCAGCTCAGGGTAATCTTTCTCAAAGTTGAGGATGTTGCTGATATCGGCGCCCCGGAAAGCATAAATACTTTGGGCGTCATCACCCACTACACAAATGTTGCGGTCCTTGGCTGACAGCTTTCTGGTGATCAGGTACTGGGAGTAGTTGGTATCCTGGTACTCATCCACCATGGCATACTTAAAGATATGCTGGTACTTGTTGAGCACATCCACATGGTCCCGGAAGAGCACGTTGGTGTTGAATAGCAGATCATCAAAGTCCATGGCGCCTGCCTTGAAGCAGCGCTCAGCGTAGGTCTTGTAGATTTGCCCAATCTTAGGTCTGAGCGCCGCCTCATCATCTGCCTGGATAGCCGGGTCCCGGAGGTATTGGGCCACAGAGATCAGTTTGTTTTTGGCCGATGAGATACGGCCCAGCACCATGTTGGGTTTGTAGAGCTTATCGTCCAGGTTCATCTCCTTCACAATGTTTCTGATGAGGGTTTTAGAGTCATCAGAGTCATAGATGGTGAAATGGCTGGGGTACCCAATTTTCTGGGCCTCGGAGCGAAGGATGCGGGAGAAGATGGAGTGGAAAGTTCCCATCCAGAGGTTCTTGGCCTCAGGGCCCACTACTTTCTCAATACGGGCACGCATTTCCTTGGCCGCCTTGTTGGTAAAGGTAAGGGCCAGAATATTAAAGGGGTCCACCCCTTGGTTGAGCAAATGGGCAATGCGGTAGGTGAGTACCCTGGTTTTACCGGAACCTGCGCCGGCAATAATCATACAAGGGCCCTCAGTATTCAAAACAGCTGCTCGCTGTGACTCATTCAGGAGTTTCAGGTAATCCATGCGCTACTAATCGTTCTTTCTTGGGAAGACTACAAATTTAAGCAATTATGCCCGCATTCACAGGCATGGGCATTGTATACTTACGTTTGTGAGGCTCAGAAATAAATTATACATTTAACATAAGTACTTTTTCGTGGGCATCCGTATTTACCTCAGTTGCGGGCACTTTTTACCCAGGCAAAGTTGTTGATCTCCAAATGCTTAGCAAGGGGCCTTAAAAAACTGGCACCTTATTAGCTTAAGGATTTATAGAATAGCATAGTTCCCGCCTGCAGTTCTCAGGCCGTGGGCCACAGATTTAGTTTTAACAGACAGAGATTTTAAGAATGGTATATTTTCGTAATGACACCATCACCATCAAATATGATGAGGAGAACCAATTGGTAAGAACCCAGTGGCATGGCTTTGCCGGCAGTGAGGAGTACCGTGAAATCCTTACCATGTACCTGCAACTGGTGCGGGAAAAGCCCGTGACCCGCTGGATAGGCGATAATACCAAGGCCAAGGCCATCAGGCCCGCCGATCAGGAATGGACCACCAAGGTCTGGGCCCCCATGTTCTCACAGGAGGGCAACGTGAAGAAACTGGCCGTGATCGTGTCAAAAGATATCTTCAATAAAATGGCCGTGGAGAACATGGTCATGAAAGCAGAAGGCGTGATTGGTTTTGATACCCACTATTTCAATGACGAGGAAGAGGCTCTTGCCTGGGTGATGGAACAAGTGCTGGAGGCCTAAGCGTTTTTAGCCTACTTTTTGAAAAGCAGCCCTAAAACGGCTGCTTTTATTTTTTGCACCTTTTCCCCGGCATTTTGCGGCCGAACTTAAATAGCGGTACTTTTGTCTTTCTGCTGTAAGAAATAGCTCATGATTGTACTTCAAAATACCGTTTTATCTGACGACCTCAAAGACAAGTTCTTTGTCTGCAACCTGGAGAAATGTAAAGGCGCCTGCTGCGTAGAAGGCGACCTTGGCGCTCCCCTGGACCTGGAGGAACTCCCTATCCTGAAGGAGGTGTACGCGCACGTAAAGCCGTATATGTCTGCGGAAGGCGTGCAGGCCATTGATGAGCAAGGGCTCTACGTAGAGGAATTCAACGGCGACTACAGCACGCCCACTATTGGCAACCGCGAGTGCGCCTTCGCCATTTATGACGAGAACCTCACCCTCAAGTGTGCCATTGAACAGGCCTACCTGGACGGAAAGATCTCTTGGAAGAAACCCATTTCCTGCCACCTGTACCCCATCAGAATCACCAAGTATGACGGCTTTGAGGCCCTTAACTATGACCGCTGGGAAATCTGCAACGCCGCCTGCGCCTTCGGGATGGAGTTGGGCGTGCCGGTGTACAAGTTCCTGCGCGAACCCTTGGTCCGGAAGTACGGCGAGGAGTGGTTCCAGGAACTGGAAGAGATAGTGGCCACGGAGAATGCTCCCAAGACATTAGCCTAACTATTACCATAAACCAATGAACCCCGTTTCGGGCCTGTTTTCTGAAAAACAGGCCCGAAACGGGGTTATGATTTTAAGGGAAATCCACTCAATAGTATCCCTTAAACAGCCTATAAACAGAAAAAGCAGCCAATAGGCTGCTTTTTCTGTTTATAGGCTGTTTTTGCTAAAACTGCGTGAAATCGTAATTGTCAAGGTAACTGGTAGTGAAGTTACCGCTGTTAAAGTTCTCGTCTTCCATCATGGCCATGTGGAACGGAATGGTCGTTTTTACGCCCTCAATCACGAACTCACTCAGCGCGCGCTTCATCTTTACAATAGCTTCTTCCCGGGTCTGCGCACTCACAATCAGCTTGGCAATCATAGAGTCATAGTTGGCCGGAATGGTGTACCCCGCATACACGTGCGTGTCTACGCGGACCCCGTGGCCGCCTGGTATGTGCAATACCGTGATCTTGCCTGGGCTAGGGCGGAAGTTGGCTTTCGGGTCCTCGGCGTTGATGCGGCACTCAATGGCGTGCATCTGTGGGTAATAGTTCTTACCGGAGATAGGAATTCCGGCTGCCACCTTGATCTGCTCCTTGATCAGGTCATAGTTCACTACTTCCTCGGTGATGGGGTGCTCCACCTGAATACGGGTGTTCATCTCCATGAAGTAGAAATCTTTGTGCTTGTCTACCAGGAACTCAATGGTACCCACGCCTTCATATTTGATGGCGGCGGCCCCGGCAATAGCGGCCTGGCCCATGCGCTCGCGCAGGTCGTCATCAATGAAAGGGGAGGGGGTTTCTTCAATCAGTTTCTGGTGACGGCGCTGGATG
This Rufibacter radiotolerans DNA region includes the following protein-coding sequences:
- a CDS encoding ATP-dependent helicase; the encoded protein is MDYLKLLNESQRAAVLNTEGPCMIIAGAGSGKTRVLTYRIAHLLNQGVDPFNILALTFTNKAAKEMRARIEKVVGPEAKNLWMGTFHSIFSRILRSEAQKIGYPSHFTIYDSDDSKTLIRNIVKEMNLDDKLYKPNMVLGRISSAKNKLISVAQYLRDPAIQADDEAALRPKIGQIYKTYAERCFKAGAMDFDDLLFNTNVLFRDHVDVLNKYQHIFKYAMVDEYQDTNYSQYLITRKLSAKDRNICVVGDDAQSIYAFRGADISNILNFEKDYPELEVFKLEQNYRSTQHIVKAANSVIKNNKAQLRKSVFSENEEGQLIDVIKASSDNEEGKLVAHAIFEEKMNHHLSYEDFAILYRTNAQSRAMEEALRKMNIKYRIVGGLSFYQRKEIKDLISYLRLAINHNDEQALRRVINYPKRGIGDTTIEKLIVTANEMNHSIWEVVSNANQLVGGRASVAIQDFATKIKSFAVMAEQKDAFEAATYIAKHSGLVDDLYSDKSVEGLARYENIQELLNAIKEFVDDPEKEDNSLALFLQDIALLTDSDTKKEEEGEYVTMMTIHSAKGLEFRNVFIVGMEENLFPSQMMLSSRADLEEERRLFYVAITRAEKKLTLSYATSRYQWGNLRAAEKSRFIDEIEPTYLNFKFGDERGPFEKVLQRKTPAAQLITPARKPTAAPSYTPSADFTPSDTSNLQAGMRVEHPKFGFGVVAKMDTQGNSTKAIIDFEGVGEKTLLLSFAKLKIHA
- a CDS encoding STAS/SEC14 domain-containing protein → MVYFRNDTITIKYDEENQLVRTQWHGFAGSEEYREILTMYLQLVREKPVTRWIGDNTKAKAIRPADQEWTTKVWAPMFSQEGNVKKLAVIVSKDIFNKMAVENMVMKAEGVIGFDTHYFNDEEEALAWVMEQVLEA
- a CDS encoding DUF3109 family protein, encoding MIVLQNTVLSDDLKDKFFVCNLEKCKGACCVEGDLGAPLDLEELPILKEVYAHVKPYMSAEGVQAIDEQGLYVEEFNGDYSTPTIGNRECAFAIYDENLTLKCAIEQAYLDGKISWKKPISCHLYPIRITKYDGFEALNYDRWEICNAACAFGMELGVPVYKFLREPLVRKYGEEWFQELEEIVATENAPKTLA